In one Winogradskyella sp. MH6 genomic region, the following are encoded:
- a CDS encoding DUF389 domain-containing protein: MSNENKFNFSEEENSRVTNEKNKEAAVEEKKEAIKKDAQGLFASISVFLSELLDFRDDTDRDATIDAIKADIPFKGATAWILVCSIMVASVGLNANSTAVVIGAMLISPLMGPILGVGLSIAINDIDTLRKSMINLAVMIVLSLLTAWLFFRFFPLSEDTSELLGRTKPDIRDVLIAFFGGLALIIARTKKGTIASVIFGVAIATALMPPLCTAGYGLAKSNWDYFGGAMYLFGINTIFIALATFIVLKVLRFPMLKYANSKKRKRISQLALLVAIVVMAWPIYTFVKVLRESQVDSDYDRFLKHEIEENESLWLQREKIEPEKKRITLYFNGEITDATESDLRNELSSYDNISDFDLIINGNKNVSAERLMDLYNKALITIEQRDSLLLVKQSELDTLKTILSEKSNLLDNNSFVLLAKDAKIKFSNLEYFGYAKMLESKDFKNVDTLTVANVKWKANTNDSLVQVEEAELLLWLKKELKTDKIKVKRD; the protein is encoded by the coding sequence ATGAGCAACGAAAATAAATTCAATTTTTCTGAGGAAGAAAACTCGAGAGTAACAAACGAAAAGAATAAAGAGGCTGCTGTTGAAGAAAAAAAGGAAGCGATAAAAAAAGATGCTCAAGGGTTGTTTGCGAGCATTTCAGTTTTTTTAAGTGAGCTTTTAGACTTTAGAGACGACACAGATAGAGATGCTACAATTGATGCAATAAAGGCAGATATTCCATTTAAAGGAGCAACAGCTTGGATTTTGGTGTGTTCTATCATGGTGGCTTCTGTTGGGTTGAATGCCAATTCTACAGCAGTAGTTATTGGTGCCATGTTAATTTCACCTTTAATGGGACCAATTTTAGGTGTTGGCTTATCTATTGCAATTAATGATATTGATACGCTCAGAAAATCGATGATTAATCTAGCTGTTATGATTGTTTTAAGTTTGTTAACAGCATGGTTATTCTTCAGATTTTTTCCTTTGAGTGAGGATACTTCTGAACTATTAGGAAGGACAAAGCCAGATATTCGAGATGTTCTAATTGCATTTTTTGGTGGTTTGGCTTTAATTATTGCTAGAACTAAAAAAGGCACAATCGCTTCAGTAATATTTGGTGTTGCTATTGCCACAGCCTTAATGCCACCATTGTGTACAGCAGGTTATGGTTTGGCAAAAAGCAATTGGGATTATTTTGGTGGTGCTATGTACCTTTTCGGAATAAACACCATATTTATTGCCTTAGCAACTTTTATTGTTTTAAAGGTGCTTCGTTTCCCTATGTTGAAGTATGCCAACTCTAAAAAGCGCAAGCGTATATCACAATTAGCTCTATTAGTCGCAATTGTTGTAATGGCATGGCCTATTTACACTTTTGTAAAAGTGCTTAGAGAAAGCCAAGTAGATAGTGATTATGATAGATTTTTAAAGCATGAAATTGAAGAAAACGAATCATTATGGTTACAGCGTGAAAAGATAGAACCTGAGAAAAAGAGAATTACACTTTATTTTAATGGAGAAATAACAGATGCTACTGAGAGTGATCTTAGAAATGAGCTGAGCAGTTATGACAATATCAGTGATTTCGATTTGATAATTAATGGGAATAAGAATGTGAGTGCTGAACGTTTAATGGATCTTTATAACAAAGCATTAATTACAATTGAACAACGCGATAGCTTGTTGTTAGTAAAGCAATCTGAACTAGATACCTTAAAGACTATTCTAAGCGAAAAAAGTAATCTGTTAGATAATAATTCATTTGTGTTATTGGCTAAAGATGCTAAAATCAAATTTTCTAATTTAGAATACTTTGGCTACGCTAAAATGTTAGAATCCAAGGATTTTAAAAATGTTGATACATTAACTGTTGCTAATGTTAAATGGAAAGCCAATACCAACGATAGCTTGGTTCAAGTTGAAGAAGCTGAACTATTACTTTGGTTGAAAAAAGAACTTAAAACAGATAAGATAAAAGTAAAAAGAGATTAG
- a CDS encoding ABC transporter ATP-binding protein, translating into MIEVKDLHKSFGDAHILKGISTTFDKGKTNLIIGQSGSGKTVFLKCLLGLFEYEQGSISYDGKIFSNLSRNEKTELRSKIGMVFQGSALFDSMTIAENVMFPLRMFTKQSKSEMEDRVNFVLKRVNLDGAHHKMPSEASGGMQKRVAIARAIVNNPKYLFCDEPNSGLDPKTAIVIDNLIQEITDEYQITTVINSHDMNSVMEIGEKIVFLQYGLKEWEGSKDTIFRTDNEAVTNFVYSSELFKKVRRMYLEENQ; encoded by the coding sequence ATGATAGAAGTTAAGGACTTACATAAATCGTTTGGAGATGCACATATTTTAAAAGGCATTTCTACAACTTTTGATAAAGGAAAGACAAACCTTATCATAGGACAAAGTGGATCGGGAAAAACTGTTTTCTTAAAATGCCTACTCGGTCTTTTTGAATATGAGCAGGGAAGCATTTCTTATGATGGTAAGATTTTTAGCAATCTAAGTAGAAACGAAAAAACTGAGCTACGCTCTAAAATAGGAATGGTGTTTCAAGGCAGTGCTTTATTTGACTCTATGACCATAGCAGAAAACGTTATGTTTCCGTTACGAATGTTCACCAAACAAAGTAAAAGCGAAATGGAAGACCGTGTAAATTTTGTTTTAAAACGTGTAAATCTAGACGGTGCACATCACAAAATGCCAAGCGAAGCTTCTGGTGGTATGCAAAAGCGTGTTGCTATTGCGAGAGCTATTGTTAACAACCCAAAGTATTTGTTTTGCGACGAACCAAACTCTGGTTTAGATCCAAAAACGGCTATTGTTATAGACAACCTTATCCAGGAAATCACTGACGAATATCAAATTACAACAGTCATTAATTCGCATGACATGAATTCTGTTATGGAAATAGGTGAAAAGATTGTCTTTCTTCAATATGGTCTCAAAGAATGGGAAGGTTCTAAAGACACTATTTTTAGAACCGATAACGAAGCCGTAACTAACTTTGTATATTCTTCAGAGTTATTTAAGAAAGTACGTAGAATGTATTTGGAAGAGAATCAGTAA
- a CDS encoding MlaE family ABC transporter permease — MKYLHNIGTYFIMIKDMFRRPTKWSVLKTLILKDIDDLIIGSLGIVAFIAFFVGGVVAIQTSLNISNPLIPKYLVGFATRQSIILEFAPTFISIIMAGKVGSFITSSIGTMRVTEQIDALEVMGINAINYLVFPKFIALTLYPFVISIAMFLGILGGLAACVYGGYGTFEDYIEGIQNDFTPFHMAYAFIKTMVFAFILATIPSYYGYFMKGGALEVGKASTTSFVWTSVVIILLNFLLTSLLLG; from the coding sequence ATGAAGTACCTTCATAATATTGGCACTTATTTTATAATGATTAAGGATATGTTTCGCAGACCTACCAAATGGTCTGTGCTAAAAACTTTAATCCTTAAAGATATTGACGACCTTATAATAGGGTCGCTAGGTATTGTGGCTTTTATTGCATTTTTTGTTGGTGGAGTTGTAGCCATACAAACCTCACTAAACATAAGCAACCCACTAATCCCTAAATATTTGGTAGGTTTTGCCACCAGACAATCTATTATTTTAGAATTTGCTCCTACTTTTATTTCTATCATTATGGCTGGTAAAGTAGGATCTTTTATAACGTCTAGTATTGGAACCATGCGTGTTACAGAGCAAATTGATGCTCTAGAAGTAATGGGAATAAACGCTATAAACTACCTGGTTTTTCCTAAGTTTATTGCACTTACTTTATATCCTTTTGTTATTTCAATTGCAATGTTCCTTGGTATTTTAGGAGGTTTGGCCGCTTGTGTATATGGTGGCTATGGTACTTTTGAAGATTATATTGAAGGCATACAAAATGATTTCACACCGTTTCACATGGCATATGCCTTTATAAAAACCATGGTTTTTGCATTTATTTTAGCAACAATTCCCTCGTATTATGGTTATTTTATGAAAGGTGGAGCGCTAGAAGTTGGTAAAGCCAGTACAACCTCTTTTGTTTGGACAAGTGTTGTTATTATTCTACTCAACTTTTTATTAACCAGTTTATTATTAGGCTAA
- the pafA gene encoding alkaline phosphatase PafA, whose translation MKNIFVLIISLSLFYSCGAQESTTERAVVSSQNETSSRPKLVVGIVVDQMRYDYLTRFESKFGEGGFMRMINEGFNCKNNHFNYVPTYTGPGHTSVYTGTTPKYHGIISNNWYDKDIKESVYCAQDDSVESVGTESSAGKMSPHRMLTTSVADENRLFTQMRGKTIGIAIKDRGAILPAGHTANAAYWFHGKDEGVWITSTFYRKDLPQWVKDFNDSDTVESYLKVWDTYQPIETYIESGSDLNDFERGFNGKETATFPYDLAALKDENGGFDVLKATAYGNSLTVDFALAALEGEDLGKDNDTDVLTVSFSSTDYVGHNFGVNSKEVEDTYIRLDKDLERFFKYLDENVGEGEYTVFLTADHGAVDVPAYLQSVKIPAGYLDYNDRKERFQKFLVEKYGTVDIVENVSNNQLFFNKAKLKELGLDIHEVEQALVDEQISYPNIAKVYTATTMNSTDFTTGIEALLQNGFNQKRSGDVIIVDDIAHIAYSKTGSTHGSGLNYDTHVPLLFFGKGIKQGQTYNKTVIPDIAPTISALLGISFPNGATGQPLGFVID comes from the coding sequence ATGAAAAACATCTTTGTTTTAATCATCTCATTATCCTTGTTTTACTCATGTGGAGCACAGGAAAGCACAACGGAAAGAGCTGTTGTGAGTTCGCAAAATGAAACTAGTTCACGACCAAAATTAGTTGTAGGTATTGTTGTAGATCAGATGCGTTACGATTATTTAACACGTTTTGAATCTAAGTTTGGCGAAGGTGGTTTTATGAGAATGATTAATGAAGGATTTAACTGTAAAAACAATCATTTTAATTATGTGCCAACTTATACAGGGCCAGGACATACTTCGGTTTACACAGGTACAACACCTAAGTATCATGGAATTATTTCTAACAACTGGTATGATAAAGACATTAAAGAATCGGTTTATTGCGCTCAAGATGATTCTGTAGAATCTGTAGGAACTGAAAGTTCTGCTGGTAAGATGTCGCCACACAGAATGTTAACCACAAGTGTAGCAGACGAAAACAGGTTGTTTACGCAAATGCGAGGAAAAACAATAGGTATAGCCATAAAAGATAGAGGAGCTATTCTGCCAGCTGGCCATACTGCTAATGCAGCGTATTGGTTTCATGGTAAAGACGAAGGGGTTTGGATTACAAGCACATTTTATAGAAAAGATTTGCCACAATGGGTAAAAGATTTCAACGATTCAGATACAGTAGAATCGTATTTAAAAGTATGGGATACCTATCAGCCTATAGAAACCTATATTGAAAGCGGAAGTGATCTTAATGATTTTGAACGTGGTTTTAACGGAAAAGAAACAGCAACATTTCCTTATGATTTAGCAGCTTTAAAAGATGAAAATGGAGGTTTTGATGTGCTAAAAGCTACAGCTTACGGTAACAGTCTTACTGTAGATTTTGCATTGGCTGCATTAGAAGGTGAAGATTTAGGGAAAGATAATGATACAGATGTGCTTACAGTTAGTTTTTCTAGTACAGATTATGTAGGGCATAACTTTGGTGTAAACTCAAAAGAAGTAGAAGATACTTACATAAGATTAGATAAAGATTTAGAGCGATTCTTTAAGTATTTGGATGAGAATGTGGGTGAAGGAGAATACACTGTTTTTTTAACGGCAGATCATGGAGCAGTTGATGTGCCAGCATATTTACAGTCGGTTAAAATTCCTGCTGGCTATTTAGATTATAATGATAGAAAAGAACGTTTTCAAAAGTTTTTAGTTGAAAAATATGGTACAGTAGACATTGTTGAAAATGTTAGTAACAACCAATTGTTTTTTAATAAAGCGAAACTGAAAGAATTAGGATTAGATATTCATGAAGTTGAACAAGCTCTTGTAGATGAGCAAATTAGTTATCCTAATATTGCTAAGGTTTATACTGCAACAACAATGAACAGTACAGATTTTACAACAGGAATTGAAGCATTACTGCAAAACGGATTTAACCAAAAGCGATCAGGCGATGTTATTATTGTAGACGATATTGCACACATCGCCTACAGTAAAACAGGTTCTACACATGGTAGCGGACTTAATTACGATACACATGTGCCTTTACTGTTCT